The genomic DNA AACACAAGATATTGCAGCTAAACCTTATAAATATTTATGCAACTATCTCATGAAAGccctcaacaacaaaaaagcatATGTCCTGACTTGTGAGATGGATTTAAGCTTCAAAGATTTAACCTCAAAGGTATTTCAATCGATTAGGGACCACACCTCATGAAACGAAAtttactaattcgaatctcccctACCCCTTCcccttggggccaattacttctcaaaataataataataaataaagctttaaagattttatatttttccatcttaaatgctttcaaaatatttatttaaaaacaaaacaaaacattataaataaaatttaaagaagcTTACCACGGCCATATGCAGGAGGCGCCCCTCCCCCATACTCATTCCCATAGTTATTATAACCACTAAAGTCTTGTTGCATATTCCCACCACCATACCCCCTTCCACGCCCACGATAGCCATGGTTTCGCCCCCGACCTCGTCCCCTACCTCCATATCCTCGCCCACCATCCAAGCCACCATCCCCATTGTATTCCACAACTCCATTGTTAAAACTCCCTGTACACAATAAATCACAACATCATTGCTCCGCACTATCAGAAGAGATGAGAAAGTACAATGCAAATTATGCAGATGGCCTAGTAGAAAAAAGTTCCAATGTGAAGAAAGAGCAAATGGTCATCAGCTGTTTGTTTTTCAAGCTTATGATCCACTTTCAAATATAAGCTAGCCAGTAAAACGTTCACAGAACTACCACAGCCAATGCAAATTCGTATGCTGACAGATAGTCATAACAATGACTAAAAACTTGTCCAACAAACATTCAAGAGCAAAAGATAAACATGCATGAGAACCTTAGTCACACTCCAttaccaaccaaaaaaaataacacaaccacaaaGTAGTGACCAttatcaaatcaatattcaGCAGCCCCTACCAAACCCTTGTGCCATTATTGCCTATGAGCAGTCCCAATCATCCAGTACCATACAAGATCCATAGGATACAGGGTGCTTAAGACTCAGAACTCAAACCCCCCACAAGGTAATATTCAAGTTCCAAAAAtattagaaacaaaacaaaataaagacaaaaaaaaaaccccaaaaaaaaaaaataataattaaatattgttttcaaGTGTCTTACCTCTTCCTCTGCCCCTTCGACGACCACCACGTCCTCTACCACGCATGCTAGGGGAGCCCTCTAATTCCACAAGAATAAAGTAACATTCATCAACATGCTTTACAAATATCAATACCAACCAAAAAGTTATTGCTTTACCTCCTTCATAATCATATTCAGTCAAGGGCTTCACTTGATCAGCTGGAATAGGTGGCATGTACCTGCAGTATAATAAAAGTAATCGACTGATAAATAAAAGGGCAGAGAGATGAATATGCACAAAGGGGTTGAAAAAAGACCAACCCTACATGGTTATTGGTTAccttcctaaaaaaaaatacgcGGAGTGTGAAATCATATTACATACACACTATATGGTGAAACAGGGTTgaacaagaaaaatagaagTGCATACTACTCCAGGTTCATATCATCAACTTTCTTTAAACTCCCATATGTTCATACTTCATACATTTTGAAAAGCCCAAATGATGATCTGGTGATTGATCAGTGCAACTGCGCCCATAATTTTCTATGATCCATATCACTGACTCTATAGATCCATTTATAATGTtacaatttcaaacaaaccTAGTGTTAAAAACCTTTAAattgtttaacaaaaaaaaaaaaaaaaaagagccctATAACCAATATCTACTCAAAAAACAGAAGACAGAAGAGCAAGAACTTTTGTTCATCAAGAAGTTCAAGTAAATATCCAGCATGAGATGTTTTCTTAATAAGTAATATCCACCATAAAATATATGATAGAAATATCGACAGATCATAATCATAACAACCCTGAAAATGGATGGGAGTTCGTACTTCATTCCACAACCTGGAAATAGtctcaattaataattattttcgaAATCAGAGTATTAACAAGGAAATATCTATACATCCAAGAGGAgagataaaatttttttgcataTGTGAACAAagtaaaacttaaaaaattaaaccaataaGCTTCAGATGCAATATAGTACTAGCATACCCCGTGGAGGATGTATCTAGTTCCTTCTTGGACAAAGTAATTGTTATAATTGATACATGGCGAGTAGTCTCCAGGCTGCAACATTTGAGGAAAACATCAGCCCAACAGCCATCATAAaagttttcttttcaataagCAGAACAGCAACAGCACAAAAATGGTACAACTATATGATTCTTACGGAAGAAGTCCCTCTTCTAGTGGCTCCCACATGTCAGTTATGTTGGTAGAACCAATTGCCGTGTTCTGATGAAGATCAGCAATCCTTCTCtgggaaataaaacaaattctGACGGGTAAAACACAATTTGCAAGCAGGCACAAAAAGAACCATGAATATCAATAAAACTAATAAACAATGAGCTTGCACAAATTgaacagagaaagaaagggaataGCAAGGAAAAATATAAGTTATGCTAGTAAAGTACCTTAATCAATTCAGCAATCATCACCGTCTTGTTTATAGCTCTACCCATGGCTTTAAGAGCAATTTCATTAGATCCTTTCTCCTGATTCAAAGATAGAAATCGtcaaatggaaaagataaaaaaagcgAAAAGCActaatataaatattacaaacgtctgaatataactaattagaacaccctcttttttttgacaaaataataattctagAACTCAGCAAAATGGTAAGATAAAGAAATGGCAACATGAACGCAACTAAATATCACATGTAAACAGAACTTCTGTTTCCAAGTAATGCCTACCAAAAATACCACAAtttcaacaaaataacaaacaCTGGCGCATCTAAAAGTACAGGCATGGTTTCAACAAATATAGTAACTAACAATGGAACAACAAATATGGTAACTAACAATGTCCATTTGTTCCACAGAGGTAGAGAGAGCGAGGGGATTTGGACCTGGAGCAGAGTAGTGGCATAGGTAATGTAGTTCCTCATCCTCCCCTGAGTGGTAATGCGAATCTCATTCTCGTTAATCGGCGTCTCCGGCCTCGGCTTCTCCACCCTCTGATACCGATCCATACTCtacaaaccacaaaaatccaCCGCTATGTTCACGATTTTTCAAAACCAAACCTAGAtctgaagcaaaaaaaaaaaaaaacgaaataacAAGGTCACAAAATCTAGGGTTAGGTTTGTGTTACCGTTGAATTGTTCTGCGAAGAAAGAGTATCTGAACTCTGAAAACCCGCTCAACGAATTGAGATAAGCCctggttttcttcttctttctacCCTTTTTCAGTTTTCTCAATGGTTTTGCGCTTGCGTGGCGCTCTCTGCTATTCCTCTCTTTTATCACCAATGAGCCCTAGAGAAAGTAGGGCTTACGAGGGCGGTCATATCGCCAAGGAGACCGCCTTATCAAACTGACTGAGATAAGAGAGATTTGCCTTTCTGGCTGATGACGTGGGTGTAATTTCTTGTTCTGTCGGGCACACGACGACAGGTCCCGTGACGTGGCGGGAAGACGGCGCCGTTTTGGTGATATTTGGCCTTATCTTTGCGGCAAACCGTGTTTAGAAAATTGTTGGCTTAATTACTTGTTTTAGTATTTGTGGTTTAATGCGAAATGAAACAGATCATTCAGTTTAAAAAAGTATCATAGCCGGTACTTGTCATCCAATAATTTAACCACCTGGCTTTAGGTGATGAATCTTTGACTTATGTGGATGAGGATAGACTATCAgtgttatttaatgttttatattaTAGAACCCTTGATCATCGAAGAGGGCTTGTATCTATTGATGTTAATACCAATAAAACAAATACACTTGCGTCGGGACAGTTGGGGTATGCTTAAGAGGCATATCTAGTGGAAACATCTAGCGGAAATTTATTATTGGTACGGAGGTTCTTCGATTTTCGATGACCTGACGGTTAAAGTATGACAGGTTGTTTCGAGATATACAAATACGTGCTAGATTATGAAAAAGTAAGGGTGGTGACGATGAAATACATAAGAGATAAGAGATGATGCCTTGTTTCTAAGAGACAATAATTCTATATCTATTTCAGCTTTTCACTTTACGGAATGTGATCCAAGCTCCATATATTGCACTAATGACTACATTATTATAAAACCATATTATCCAAATAAGCTGATTGACATGGGTATCTTCATTTTAGAAGACATAAGCATTAGACTACACTACAAACCAAATCCTCCCCATAAGCATATGCCTCCCCCAATTTGGATACTACTGCTGATGTTGTAGGCAAATAGTGTTTGACCAATGTTAATTggcttgattttgtttttttttttctttctattacaTTATATTTTAGCATTAATCGTATTGTGTTTCATGTCATTCCAGGTATTGAGCACATGCATTTTTGCCATTTTAACAAcaaatgataattattattaggATCTGGTATGCCCTTCACGACCACGAAATCATTGATTCATAAATTGAATGGTCAATATACATCATCGTGATTTGAACATAGAGTAACGAAGGACTAGTCTATatggttgacctaaattacacgAGGACCTCTAAATTATTTTAAGTATACAATCTGATTTTACGTTTATTTATGTCTAAAAACTACCCTTTGTTGCCTAATAAGGCTATGTTTCATTCCGAGCACAATCCAAATTGTGTCATTTGGACTTGAGCGGGACATTTGGCTCTGGCTCTGGCTTTGACTTTAGCT from Corylus avellana chromosome ca6, CavTom2PMs-1.0 includes the following:
- the LOC132183606 gene encoding glycine-rich cell wall structural protein 2-like — its product is MDRYQRVEKPRPETPINENEIRITTQGRMRNYITYATTLLQEKGSNEIALKAMGRAINKTVMIAELIKRRIADLHQNTAIGSTNITDMWEPLEEGLLPLETTRHVSIITITLSKKELDTSSTGYMPPIPADQVKPLTEYDYEGEGSPSMRGRGRGGRRRGRGRGSFNNGVVEYNGDGGLDGGRGYGGRGRGRGRNHGYRGRGRGYGGGNMQQDFSGYNNYGNEYGGGAPPAYGRGRGRGRGRGRGRGRAWGSRSDGPVQADA